A stretch of Paludisphaera borealis DNA encodes these proteins:
- a CDS encoding DUF1559 domain-containing protein: MLPGVPSAGVGRNRPRGFTLIELLVVIAIIAVLIALLLPAVQSAREAARRIQCTNNLKQLGLALANYESGNAAYPFASIYQFRAMGFPSTDQGTSCFTALLMYFEQAPLANSYNYSVNYRCDPNATVSGAGLSALWCPSDAEVVGAVYVEGPSSRHNLPWPVYFTSYAGSYGQWAGRINGSPGTTVATVVANLQQHNGAIIASGYHPVTNPGASRGSVTIASVTDGTSNSIAFGEHAHSLLNKTDGSFYSWNWWVSGNYGDTAFTEFYPINIQKKAKNYPKGATEAGGFISAASSFHPGGANFAFCDGSVRFLKDSISTWTLDDNGSPLGATQQASGLWSVTDTTLYRPGVYQALGSINGGEVISADAY, translated from the coding sequence ATTCTTCCCGGCGTTCCGTCAGCCGGCGTCGGTCGAAATCGACCTCGCGGCTTCACGCTGATCGAGTTGCTGGTGGTCATCGCGATCATCGCCGTGCTGATCGCCTTGCTGCTCCCGGCCGTGCAGTCGGCTCGCGAGGCGGCCCGGCGAATTCAGTGCACGAACAACCTCAAGCAACTCGGCCTTGCCCTGGCGAATTACGAGAGCGGCAACGCGGCTTATCCCTTCGCCTCGATCTATCAGTTCCGCGCGATGGGGTTCCCCAGCACGGACCAGGGAACCAGCTGCTTCACGGCTCTCCTGATGTATTTCGAGCAAGCCCCGCTCGCCAACTCCTATAACTACAGCGTGAACTACCGCTGCGACCCGAATGCGACGGTGTCCGGCGCCGGACTCAGCGCCCTGTGGTGTCCCAGCGACGCCGAGGTCGTCGGCGCGGTCTACGTCGAGGGGCCCAGCTCGAGGCACAACCTGCCCTGGCCGGTGTACTTCACCAGCTATGCGGGCAGCTACGGCCAGTGGGCCGGCCGGATCAACGGCTCTCCGGGGACGACCGTGGCGACGGTCGTGGCCAACCTCCAGCAGCACAACGGGGCGATCATCGCCAGCGGCTACCACCCCGTGACCAACCCCGGCGCCAGCCGTGGGTCGGTCACGATCGCTTCGGTCACCGACGGCACCAGCAACTCCATCGCCTTCGGCGAGCACGCCCACAGCCTCTTGAACAAAACGGACGGCTCGTTCTATAGCTGGAACTGGTGGGTCTCGGGCAACTACGGCGACACCGCGTTCACCGAGTTCTACCCGATCAACATCCAGAAGAAGGCCAAGAACTATCCCAAAGGCGCGACGGAGGCCGGCGGCTTCATCAGCGCCGCGAGCAGCTTCCACCCCGGTGGAGCCAACTTCGCCTTCTGCGACGGCTCGGTACGGTTCCTGAAAGACTCCATCTCGACCTGGACTCTCGACGACAACGGCTCACCCCTCGGTGCGACGCAACAAGCCAGCGGCCTCTGGAGCGTGACCGACACGACCCTCTACAGACCGGGCGTCTACCAGGCGCTGGGCTCGATCAACGGGGGCGAGGTCATCAGCGCCGACGCGTACTGA
- the ilvA gene encoding threonine ammonia-lyase, biosynthetic, with amino-acid sequence MLGPGRFKKDVFTESSDDASDAPLGLMDYLQKILTARVYDVAIESPLEPAEKLSKRLGAAVWLKREDEQPVFSFKLRGAYNKMAGLSPEQLARGVICASAGNHAQGVALSADRLGCRATIVMPVTTPTLKIDAVKSLGGDVVLHGDSYSDAYARAVELRDAQGLTFVHPFDDPDVIAGQGTVGMEILRQHQRPIHAVFVPIGGGGLISGVAAYIKAVRPDIKVIGVQTTDSDAMVQSVRAGERVTLGDVGLFSDGTAVKLVGEETFRLTRALVDDFVLVDADAVCAAIKDVFEDTRNILEPAGALAVAAIKQYVAQIGPEGGSLIAITSGANVNFDRLRLVAERAEVGEEREALFAVTIPEQRGSFRRFCEVVGQRSVTEFNYRISDAQFAHVFVGLAVADRRESAAIAERFTEHGFAAVDLTDDELSKEHVRHMVGGRSGLAHDERLYRFEFPERPGALMRFLSSMHPNWNISLFHYRNQGADYGRILVGVQIPAAELADFQDFIDGLGYPCIDETDNPVYRLFLR; translated from the coding sequence ATGCTTGGCCCTGGCCGTTTCAAGAAAGACGTCTTCACGGAGTCCAGCGATGACGCCTCCGACGCTCCGCTCGGTCTGATGGACTACCTCCAGAAGATCCTGACGGCGCGGGTGTACGACGTGGCGATCGAATCGCCGCTGGAGCCGGCGGAAAAGCTCTCGAAACGCCTGGGCGCGGCGGTCTGGCTGAAGCGCGAAGACGAGCAGCCGGTGTTCAGCTTCAAGCTGCGAGGCGCGTACAACAAGATGGCCGGGCTTTCGCCCGAGCAACTCGCTCGCGGCGTGATCTGCGCATCGGCGGGCAATCATGCGCAGGGGGTGGCCCTGAGCGCCGATCGGCTGGGCTGCCGGGCGACGATCGTCATGCCGGTGACGACTCCGACGTTGAAGATCGACGCCGTGAAGTCGCTCGGCGGGGACGTCGTCCTCCACGGCGACAGCTATTCCGACGCCTACGCGCGCGCCGTCGAGTTGCGCGATGCGCAAGGCTTGACGTTCGTCCATCCGTTCGACGACCCCGACGTGATCGCCGGCCAGGGGACGGTCGGCATGGAGATCCTCCGCCAGCACCAGCGGCCGATCCACGCGGTGTTCGTGCCGATCGGCGGCGGCGGGTTGATCTCGGGCGTCGCCGCCTACATCAAGGCCGTGCGGCCCGACATCAAGGTGATCGGCGTCCAGACGACCGACTCCGACGCCATGGTCCAATCGGTCCGCGCCGGCGAGCGGGTCACGCTCGGCGACGTCGGCCTGTTCTCCGACGGCACGGCGGTCAAGCTCGTCGGCGAGGAGACGTTTCGCCTGACCCGGGCTCTCGTCGACGATTTCGTGCTCGTCGACGCCGACGCCGTCTGCGCGGCGATCAAGGACGTGTTCGAGGACACCCGGAACATCCTCGAACCGGCCGGGGCGCTGGCCGTCGCGGCGATCAAGCAGTACGTGGCCCAGATCGGGCCCGAAGGGGGCTCGCTGATCGCGATCACCTCCGGCGCGAACGTCAACTTCGACCGCCTCCGGCTCGTCGCCGAGCGGGCCGAGGTCGGCGAGGAGCGCGAGGCGCTGTTCGCCGTCACGATCCCCGAGCAGCGCGGTAGTTTCAGGCGGTTTTGCGAGGTCGTCGGCCAGCGAAGCGTCACCGAGTTCAACTACCGGATCTCCGACGCCCAGTTCGCCCACGTCTTCGTCGGCCTGGCCGTCGCCGACCGCCGCGAGTCGGCCGCGATCGCTGAGCGATTCACCGAGCACGGTTTCGCCGCCGTCGACCTGACCGACGACGAGCTGTCGAAGGAACACGTCCGCCACATGGTCGGCGGCCGCAGCGGCCTCGCCCACGACGAGCGGCTCTACCGGTTCGAGTTCCCCGAACGCCCCGGCGCGCTGATGCGGTTCCTGTCCAGCATGCACCCGAACTGGAACATCAGCCTGTTCCACTACCGAAACCAGGGCGCCGACTACGGCCGCATCCTCGTCGGCGTCCAGATCCCCGCCGCCGAGCTGGCCGACTTCCAGGACTTCATCGACGGCCTCGGCTACCCTTGCATCGACGAGACGGACAACCCTGTCTATCGCCTGTTCCTGCGGTAG
- a CDS encoding ABC transporter ATP-binding protein has protein sequence MIETHDLTKMYGELYALNRLNLTLNQGDVYGFIGPNGAGKTTTMRILATLLNPSWGEATVCGYSIYTGSKEIRRVIGYMPDFFGVYDDMKVVEYLEFFASAYRIKGPARRKICEEVLELVDLTYKRDALVTSLSRGMTQRLGLARTLLHDPQVLLLDEPASGLDPRARIEMRGLLKELRAMGKTILVSSHILPELADICNKIGIIEQGCLLVNGEVTEVMKQVRTDIVLNINVEDRLIDAANFLEAQPEVETVEDKNGVLIVKLNEGVVKYGFLANRLLEQGFELTLFKEDEINLETAFMHLTKGITS, from the coding sequence ATGATCGAGACCCACGACCTGACCAAGATGTACGGCGAGCTCTACGCGCTGAACCGCCTGAACCTGACACTCAACCAGGGCGACGTCTACGGCTTCATCGGTCCCAACGGCGCGGGCAAGACCACCACGATGCGCATCCTCGCCACCCTGCTCAACCCGAGCTGGGGCGAGGCCACGGTCTGCGGCTACTCGATCTACACCGGGTCGAAGGAGATCCGCCGGGTGATCGGCTACATGCCCGACTTCTTCGGCGTGTACGACGACATGAAGGTCGTCGAGTACCTCGAATTCTTCGCCTCCGCCTACCGGATCAAGGGGCCCGCGCGGCGGAAGATCTGCGAGGAGGTGCTTGAACTCGTCGACCTGACCTACAAGCGCGACGCCCTGGTCACGAGCCTCTCGCGCGGCATGACCCAGCGCCTGGGCCTGGCCCGGACGCTTCTTCACGACCCCCAGGTCTTGCTCCTGGACGAGCCCGCCTCGGGCCTCGACCCCCGCGCCCGGATCGAGATGCGGGGGCTGCTCAAGGAGCTTCGGGCGATGGGCAAGACGATCCTCGTCTCCAGCCACATCCTTCCCGAGCTGGCCGACATCTGCAACAAGATCGGGATCATCGAGCAAGGCTGCCTGCTGGTCAACGGCGAGGTGACCGAGGTCATGAAGCAGGTCCGCACCGACATCGTCCTGAACATCAACGTCGAAGACCGCCTGATCGACGCCGCCAACTTCCTCGAAGCCCAGCCCGAAGTCGAGACCGTCGAGGACAAGAACGGCGTCCTCATCGTCAAGCTCAACGAGGGCGTCGTCAAATACGGCTTCCTCGCCAACCGCCTCCTCGAACAGGGCTTCGAGCTGACCCTCTTCAAGGAAGACGAGATCAACCTTGAAACCGCCTTTATGCACCTGACCAAGGGCATCACGAGCTGA
- a CDS encoding MazG nucleotide pyrophosphohydrolase domain-containing protein translates to MGEPNEGGVTLRALQRTIEAMYGAKDAARGDAATFLWLTEEFGELATALRSGSQEELALEMADVLAWLATLANIRGIDLEDAVNRKYGLGCPGCGKSPCTCDPAEKP, encoded by the coding sequence ATGGGTGAGCCGAACGAGGGGGGCGTGACGCTCCGCGCGCTGCAACGAACGATCGAGGCCATGTACGGGGCCAAGGACGCCGCGCGCGGTGACGCGGCGACGTTTTTGTGGCTGACCGAGGAGTTCGGCGAGCTGGCGACGGCCCTCCGCTCCGGCTCCCAGGAGGAGCTGGCCCTCGAAATGGCCGACGTCCTGGCGTGGCTGGCGACGCTCGCCAACATCCGGGGGATTGACCTGGAAGACGCCGTGAACCGCAAGTACGGGCTCGGCTGCCCCGGCTGCGGGAAGTCCCCTTGCACCTGCGACCCGGCCGAAAAGCCCTGA
- a CDS encoding DUF1501 domain-containing protein gives MSDLPCPGTLPRRAFLRASLTGLSALGISDLMRLQGQGAAASGGGPSMIVVWLWGGPSHMETFDLKPDAPEQYRGLFKPIPTNVPGMQICEKLPKLARSADKFALIRSVAHDSPGHVNSTHTVLTGYPGEVVETPPFAPKYPFVFNAAQKILPERRPGMPQWVALPEMRYEGGGGLGRSHGPFRVSADPNAPEFRVPELVLDAARRDRLGGRGRLLSAFDEARRGMDRPGSTEAFDAYQRQALTVLTTPAAHEAFDVGREDPKLRDRYGRNVIGQRCLLARRLVEAGVRLVTVDFPCVPGQKAFSWDDHASVWNIFEQMEIRLPVLDTAVSALIEDVHARGMDRDTLIVVMGEMGRTPKLSNHNGQPGREHWGAAMTVLMSGGGMPMGQVIGSTTPKGEEPKDRRFTPNDVLATWYRYLGIDPSRTFDDMTGRPVALLSQGEPIRELF, from the coding sequence ATGTCCGATCTCCCATGCCCGGGGACTTTGCCGAGGCGGGCCTTCTTGCGGGCCTCGCTGACGGGCCTATCGGCCCTGGGGATCTCGGACCTGATGCGGCTGCAAGGACAGGGGGCCGCAGCTTCGGGTGGCGGGCCGTCGATGATCGTCGTGTGGCTCTGGGGAGGCCCGAGCCACATGGAGACGTTCGACCTCAAGCCCGACGCGCCCGAGCAATACCGTGGACTCTTCAAGCCGATCCCGACCAATGTGCCCGGCATGCAGATCTGCGAGAAGCTCCCCAAGCTCGCCCGGTCGGCCGACAAATTCGCCCTGATCCGGTCCGTCGCGCATGACAGTCCGGGGCACGTCAACAGCACCCACACGGTGCTGACCGGCTACCCGGGCGAGGTCGTCGAGACGCCCCCATTCGCCCCGAAGTACCCGTTCGTCTTCAACGCGGCGCAGAAGATCCTTCCCGAGCGTCGCCCCGGGATGCCACAGTGGGTCGCCCTTCCCGAGATGCGATACGAGGGGGGAGGGGGGCTCGGGAGGTCGCACGGGCCGTTCCGGGTCTCCGCCGATCCGAACGCGCCGGAGTTCCGCGTCCCCGAGCTGGTGCTCGACGCGGCTCGACGCGACCGGCTCGGCGGTCGGGGCCGGCTGCTCTCGGCCTTCGACGAGGCGCGCCGAGGGATGGACCGCCCGGGTTCGACCGAGGCGTTCGACGCCTATCAGCGGCAAGCCCTCACCGTCTTGACGACCCCGGCCGCCCATGAGGCGTTCGACGTGGGCCGCGAAGATCCGAAGTTGCGCGACCGCTACGGCCGCAACGTCATCGGCCAGCGCTGTCTGCTGGCGCGCCGGCTGGTCGAGGCGGGCGTCCGGCTGGTCACGGTCGACTTCCCGTGCGTCCCCGGTCAGAAAGCGTTCTCGTGGGACGATCACGCGAGCGTCTGGAACATCTTCGAACAGATGGAGATCCGTCTCCCCGTGCTCGACACGGCCGTCTCCGCGCTGATCGAGGACGTTCACGCCCGAGGCATGGACCGGGACACGCTCATCGTCGTGATGGGAGAGATGGGACGCACGCCCAAACTCTCCAACCACAACGGACAACCGGGCCGCGAGCACTGGGGAGCCGCCATGACCGTGTTGATGTCCGGCGGCGGCATGCCCATGGGCCAGGTCATCGGCTCGACCACCCCCAAGGGCGAGGAACCCAAGGACCGCCGGTTCACCCCCAACGACGTCCTCGCCACCTGGTACCGCTACCTCGGCATCGACCCGTCTCGAACCTTCGACGACATGACCGGCCGTCCCGTCGCCCTGCTGTCCCAGGGCGAACCGATCCGAGAGCTGTTTTGA
- a CDS encoding DUF1559 domain-containing protein, giving the protein MKAFDAPPLHRHRGFTLIELLVVIAIIAVLIALLLPAVQAAREAARRMQCTSNLKQLGIALHGYHDVHSTFAAGGWITLPTQPKTVNMNMGWSAAVLPWVEQTSLYNSLNISQRYNVAANSTAGYTALSIYLCPSEPRASLWGMYPGDPYQSADADYGGMYGERGLSSPTSNNNPPGGAMIFNQNVSIAQITDGTSNTIQVGEDPEAINAFWISGHNLFDQSAPINARPKYEFGEELTSQHPGGVNVLLGDGSVRFLKQTMDPRALAALCTRNGGEVLDASSY; this is encoded by the coding sequence TTGAAGGCCTTCGACGCCCCCCCTCTGCATCGACATCGCGGCTTCACGCTCATCGAGCTGCTCGTGGTCATCGCGATCATCGCGGTCTTGATCGCCTTGCTGCTCCCCGCCGTCCAGGCCGCCCGCGAAGCCGCCCGGCGGATGCAGTGCACAAGCAACCTGAAGCAGCTCGGGATCGCGCTCCACGGCTACCACGACGTCCATTCGACGTTCGCGGCCGGCGGCTGGATCACCCTGCCGACGCAGCCCAAAACGGTCAACATGAACATGGGATGGTCGGCCGCCGTCCTCCCCTGGGTCGAACAGACGTCGCTGTACAACAGCCTGAACATCAGCCAGCGCTACAACGTCGCCGCCAACTCGACGGCCGGATACACCGCGCTTTCGATCTACCTCTGCCCCTCCGAGCCGAGGGCCTCGCTCTGGGGCATGTACCCCGGCGACCCGTACCAATCGGCCGACGCCGACTACGGCGGCATGTACGGCGAGCGCGGGCTGAGCAGCCCGACTTCGAACAACAACCCGCCCGGCGGCGCGATGATCTTCAACCAGAACGTCTCGATCGCTCAGATCACCGACGGCACTTCGAACACCATCCAGGTCGGCGAAGACCCCGAGGCGATCAACGCCTTCTGGATCAGCGGCCACAACCTGTTCGACCAGTCAGCCCCGATCAACGCTCGCCCGAAGTACGAGTTCGGCGAGGAACTGACCAGCCAGCATCCGGGAGGCGTGAACGTCCTCCTGGGCGACGGCTCGGTGCGGTTCCTCAAGCAGACGATGGACCCCCGCGCGCTCGCCGCGCTCTGCACCCGCAACGGCGGCGAGGTCCTCGACGCCTCCTCTTATTGA
- a CDS encoding DUF4465 domain-containing protein gives MRFANVPALALILATASAAAHADVVTTTTFESVSIPAAGYVSNAPPGFTIDGNFFNNSYNATWGTWSGWAISNQTAPTPAEIASKPNYAFQYSASPGKGADGSSNYAVAFGGSYINVSPGQSVYSMDVTNTTYDYLSMSKGDQFSKKFGAGDFFTLSIVGHDELNGAGATTGQIDFQLADFLGSNHYIVNTWDTVDLTSLGSARSLTFSLSSSDNGVWGMNTPAYFALDNFRTFVASAAVPEPASLAMAAVGFAAVAVLARRGRKRTAG, from the coding sequence ATGCGATTCGCGAACGTCCCGGCCCTCGCCCTGATCCTGGCGACGGCCTCCGCCGCCGCCCACGCCGACGTCGTCACCACCACGACCTTCGAGTCCGTCTCGATCCCGGCCGCGGGTTATGTGAGCAACGCCCCTCCCGGCTTCACCATCGACGGCAATTTCTTCAACAACAGCTACAATGCGACGTGGGGCACCTGGTCGGGCTGGGCGATCTCCAATCAGACAGCCCCGACCCCGGCCGAGATCGCCTCGAAGCCGAACTACGCCTTTCAGTACAGCGCCAGCCCCGGCAAGGGCGCCGACGGCTCCTCGAACTACGCCGTGGCGTTCGGCGGCTCGTACATCAATGTCTCGCCCGGCCAGTCGGTGTACTCGATGGACGTCACGAACACGACCTACGACTACCTGTCCATGAGCAAGGGCGACCAGTTCTCCAAGAAGTTCGGCGCGGGGGATTTCTTCACCCTCAGCATCGTCGGCCACGACGAACTGAACGGCGCGGGCGCGACGACCGGACAGATCGACTTCCAGCTCGCCGACTTCCTGGGATCGAACCATTACATCGTGAACACATGGGACACGGTCGATCTCACAAGCCTGGGCTCGGCCCGAAGCCTGACCTTCAGCCTCAGCTCGTCCGACAACGGCGTCTGGGGCATGAACACGCCGGCCTATTTCGCCCTCGACAACTTCCGCACGTTCGTCGCGTCCGCCGCCGTCCCCGAACCCGCCAGCCTGGCGATGGCGGCCGTCGGCTTCGCCGCCGTCGCGGTCCTGGCTCGGCGCGGCCGGAAGCGAACGGCTGGCTGA
- a CDS encoding TolC family protein, with protein sequence MSQRIGIENTWRGRIGPAFLIGAVVVATSATAVRAQGPQVDVDNPPGVSIGRSRLGPALGAAGTSAIQDSSGLGDAPIGGRAGPSVSRAPMSGVNPQRRRAPGEGAPNFKVPSLPEATIPAYGELDLPEGGVHVGAKDGYTLDDTINILIQQNLGLLAMKFEIPMADADILTASLRANPIFYADTQLVPYGRYTRERPGGQTQYDVNITHPLDVNGKRKARTATAQVAKRAIEAQFQDAVRQQIDNLYTVFIDVAAAELTREFSLKYLEGITRLLRVNEDLLEKKQIPEDPVFALRAQLEQAQLQVRETTQAVNRTTRRLSQLLNIPREQATAIRIRDNLRDDRELPSTEDQLIATAMDSRSDLIATRLGLERAKSDVSLAKRERLSDLYLLYQPYTLQDNRPFGLKSPTSWALGLTAPLPIYNRNQGNIARAKINVNQTEVELALLERQVQDEVSDAVHEFELSREAMLESEREILPASRRVRDAAYRRWQGGETNVLAYLDAQRDFNERVRDYRDAIVRHRRAVLDLNTAVGVRLLP encoded by the coding sequence ATGAGCCAGCGCATCGGCATTGAAAACACGTGGCGTGGACGTATCGGACCGGCGTTCCTGATCGGGGCGGTGGTCGTGGCGACGTCGGCGACGGCGGTCCGGGCGCAGGGGCCGCAGGTCGACGTCGACAATCCGCCGGGGGTCTCCATCGGCAGGAGCCGGCTGGGCCCCGCGCTGGGCGCGGCGGGCACGTCGGCGATCCAGGACAGCTCGGGCCTCGGCGACGCGCCGATCGGGGGCCGGGCGGGACCGTCGGTCAGTCGGGCGCCGATGAGCGGGGTCAATCCCCAGAGGCGCAGGGCGCCGGGCGAGGGGGCCCCCAACTTCAAGGTCCCCTCGTTGCCCGAGGCAACGATTCCAGCCTACGGCGAGCTTGACCTCCCCGAAGGGGGCGTCCACGTCGGTGCCAAGGACGGGTACACGCTCGACGACACGATCAATATCTTGATCCAGCAGAACCTCGGCCTGCTGGCCATGAAGTTCGAGATCCCGATGGCCGACGCCGACATCCTGACGGCGAGCCTGCGAGCCAACCCGATCTTCTACGCCGACACCCAGCTCGTCCCCTACGGCCGCTACACCCGCGAGCGGCCCGGCGGCCAGACCCAGTACGACGTCAACATCACGCATCCCCTCGACGTCAACGGCAAGCGGAAGGCCCGCACGGCCACCGCCCAGGTCGCCAAGCGCGCGATCGAGGCCCAGTTCCAGGACGCGGTCCGGCAGCAGATCGACAACCTCTACACGGTCTTCATCGACGTCGCGGCGGCCGAGCTGACGCGCGAGTTCAGCCTCAAGTACCTTGAAGGGATCACCCGACTGCTCCGCGTCAACGAAGACCTCCTCGAAAAGAAGCAAATCCCCGAGGACCCCGTCTTCGCGCTCCGGGCCCAGCTTGAACAGGCTCAGCTTCAGGTTCGCGAGACCACGCAGGCCGTCAACCGGACGACCCGGCGGCTGTCGCAACTGCTGAACATCCCCCGCGAGCAGGCGACCGCGATCCGGATTCGCGACAACCTCCGCGACGATCGCGAGCTGCCGTCCACCGAGGATCAGCTCATCGCCACGGCGATGGACTCGCGGTCCGACCTGATCGCCACGCGTCTGGGCCTGGAGCGGGCCAAGTCTGACGTCTCGCTCGCTAAGCGCGAGCGGCTGTCCGACCTGTACCTGCTCTATCAGCCCTACACTCTGCAAGACAATCGACCGTTCGGCCTCAAGAGCCCGACCTCGTGGGCCCTGGGCCTCACCGCGCCGTTGCCGATCTACAACCGCAACCAGGGCAACATCGCCCGGGCCAAGATCAACGTCAACCAGACCGAGGTCGAACTCGCGCTGCTTGAGAGGCAGGTCCAGGACGAGGTGTCCGACGCGGTCCACGAGTTCGAGTTGAGCCGCGAAGCCATGCTCGAATCCGAGCGGGAGATCCTGCCGGCCTCGCGCCGGGTCCGCGACGCCGCGTATCGGCGGTGGCAGGGGGGCGAGACCAACGTGCTGGCCTACCTCGACGCCCAGCGCGACTTCAACGAGCGGGTCCGCGACTACCGCGACGCGATCGTTCGTCACCGTCGGGCCGTCCTCGACCTCAACACGGCCGTCGGCGTGCGGCTCCTGCCGTAG
- the dps gene encoding DNA starvation/stationary phase protection protein Dps: MHPTRNDLPQDTRAAIVKLLNERLADAIDLQLQAKQAHWNVRGPHFISLHELFDKVSEEVTGFIDVIAERASALGGVAEGTLAAVSSRTTLPAYSLTISDGRDHVDALSKAIAAFGKQARAAIDQADSAGDANTADLFTQVSREVDKQLWFVEAHLEAKR, from the coding sequence ATGCATCCGACGCGAAACGACTTGCCGCAAGACACCCGCGCCGCGATCGTCAAGCTGCTCAACGAGCGGCTGGCCGACGCGATCGATCTTCAGTTGCAGGCCAAGCAGGCGCACTGGAACGTCCGGGGACCGCACTTCATCAGCCTGCACGAGCTGTTCGACAAGGTCTCCGAGGAAGTCACGGGCTTCATCGACGTGATCGCCGAGCGCGCGTCGGCGCTCGGCGGCGTGGCCGAGGGGACATTGGCGGCGGTCTCGTCGCGAACGACGCTGCCGGCTTATTCGCTGACGATCAGCGACGGCCGCGACCACGTCGACGCCCTGTCGAAGGCGATCGCCGCGTTCGGCAAGCAGGCTCGCGCGGCGATCGACCAGGCCGACTCGGCGGGCGACGCCAATACCGCCGACCTGTTCACGCAGGTCTCGCGCGAGGTCGACAAGCAATTGTGGTTCGTCGAGGCTCATCTTGAAGCCAAGCGGTGA
- a CDS encoding DoxX family protein produces the protein MVPVVQGVLSVVGRFAISTIFLLAAVGNKIPNFEGVTKVMAAKGMPAPGFLLVGAIAFLIAGSLSVIVGYKARIGAFLLLVFLALASYYFHDFWRLADPKEQQEQTIQFMKNLSMMGAMLFIIANGAGAWSLDARRRATAEKGSVVLG, from the coding sequence ATGGTTCCCGTGGTGCAAGGCGTGCTCAGCGTTGTGGGTCGGTTCGCGATTTCGACGATTTTTCTCCTGGCCGCCGTGGGCAACAAGATCCCGAATTTCGAGGGCGTCACCAAGGTGATGGCGGCGAAGGGTATGCCCGCGCCCGGATTCCTGCTCGTCGGCGCGATCGCGTTCCTGATCGCCGGCAGCCTTTCGGTGATCGTCGGCTACAAGGCGCGGATCGGGGCGTTCCTGCTGCTGGTCTTTCTGGCCCTGGCCTCGTATTATTTCCACGACTTCTGGCGGCTGGCCGACCCCAAGGAGCAACAAGAGCAGACGATCCAATTCATGAAGAACCTCTCGATGATGGGGGCCATGCTGTTCATCATCGCCAACGGCGCGGGGGCCTGGAGCCTCGACGCGCGTCGGCGGGCGACTGCCGAGAAAGGGTCGGTCGTACTGGGCTGA
- a CDS encoding pirin family protein: protein MLHVRKAADRGGADYGWLQTAHTFSFSVYHDPDYMGFRHLRVINEDVVGPAKGFQKHPHRDMEIITYVLSGALEHRDDLGNASVLRAGELQRMTAGTGIRHSEANPSVDEPVHLYQIWVFPDREGLEPGYEQKGFDEADRQGKWQVVVSPDGRDGSLVIHQNVSILLADLGTGQVLERPIAEGRHAWVQVIRGPVVVNGEPLETSDALAISDESSVSIKAEGPSEILLFDLA, encoded by the coding sequence ATGCTTCACGTCCGCAAGGCCGCCGATCGCGGCGGCGCCGACTACGGCTGGCTTCAAACGGCGCACACGTTTTCGTTCAGCGTTTATCACGATCCCGATTATATGGGATTTCGCCATCTACGCGTCATCAACGAAGACGTCGTGGGACCGGCCAAGGGCTTTCAGAAACACCCGCACCGCGACATGGAGATCATCACGTACGTCCTCTCGGGAGCGCTCGAGCATCGCGACGATCTGGGCAACGCCTCGGTCCTCCGAGCCGGCGAGCTGCAACGGATGACGGCTGGGACCGGCATCCGGCACAGCGAGGCGAACCCGTCGGTCGACGAGCCGGTGCACCTGTACCAGATCTGGGTGTTCCCCGATCGCGAAGGACTCGAACCGGGCTACGAGCAGAAGGGGTTCGACGAGGCCGACCGCCAGGGCAAGTGGCAAGTGGTCGTCTCGCCCGACGGCCGCGACGGGTCGCTCGTGATCCATCAAAACGTCTCGATTCTCCTCGCCGATCTGGGGACCGGCCAGGTGCTGGAACGTCCGATCGCCGAGGGCCGGCACGCATGGGTCCAGGTGATCCGCGGCCCCGTCGTGGTCAACGGCGAACCGCTTGAAACCAGCGACGCTCTTGCGATAAGCGACGAGTCGTCGGTGTCGATCAAGGCCGAAGGGCCCTCGGAAATCCTGTTGTTCGACCTCGCTTGA